Within the Anaerolineae bacterium genome, the region TCTGGGCCGTAGACAGAGGCACGTAAACGTAGCTATCCACATCGGCGAAGGCTGAGCCACCTTTGGCTTCCAGGACCCCCACCACCGTGTAAGGCACGCCCCGGATCCGCACTCGCTCACCCAGAGGTAGCCTATCGCCGAACAGCTCGCGGGCGATCTTGGGGCCGAGCACGCAGACCGTGGCCCGGCTCGACACGTCGCGCTCCAGGATGAAGCTCCCGTAGGCAACGACGAGATTCCGTACTTCGGGGTAATTGGGCCACACCCCAGCTGCTGTCACCCTCTTGCTCACCCCCCCGCTGGCTACCTCCGCTATGGTGCTGATCTCCGGGCTGACCTGGGCCACGTGCGGAGCAGCGGCCGGGTCCATCAGCGCCTCCACGTCGCCCATGGTGAGCACGGCGCGGTTGGAGCCCAGCACCGATGCCGCCCCGCCGCCTCCTAGCTCACTCAATGACCCGGGGGCCACGAAGAGCAGGTTGGACCCAATCGCCTGGAGCCGACGGGAGACCAAGTCCCGCACGCCCTCGCCCAGGCTCACTAAGGCGATCACCGCACCCACACCGATGACAATGCCCAGCATGGTGAGGGCCGACCTTAGCTTGTTGCCCATGAGGGCAGAGAAGGCCATCCTGATGCTATCCAGCAGCACCATCGCTCACCACCTCGGCTTCCCGGGGCGTGGTGCTCATTGCCTCCCACACCTCACGCCGCTGGTCCTCAGGCACCGCCTCTTCCCCCACCAGACGGCCATCCCGTAGCCGCAGGATGCGCCCAGTGCAGCAGGCTATGTCGGGGTCATGGGTCACGAACACGATAGTGATGCCTTCCTCCTCGTTCAGGCGCCGAAAGATGCCCATCACTTCCGCTCCGGACCGGCTATCTAGGTTCCCAGTGGGCTCGTCCGCCAGAATGATGGCGGGGTCGTTCACCAGCGCCCGGGCGATGGCTACCCGCTGTCGCTCGCCGCCAGACAACTCGTTGGGTTTGTGATGCACCCGGTGGCCCAGGCCCACCGCCTCCAGCGCCCTCACCGCCCGCGCCCGCCGGCCACTGACCTGGCCGGCATACACCAGCGGCAGTTCCACATTCTCTACTGCCGATATCCGAGGCAAGAGGTTGAACGACTGAAAGACGAAGCCAATCTCCCGGTTCCGGACCTCGGCCAGCCGGTTGTCGTTGAGTCGGCTTACATCCACACCCCGCAGTAGATACTGCCCATCGGTGGCCTGGTCCAGGCAGCCTATGACGTTCATCAGAGTGGACTTGCCCAGAGCCGGACGGACCCATGATGGCCACCGACTCTCCCGCCCATATGGTGAGGCTGACGTTGTCCAGGGCGCGCACCTGAACCTTGCCCAAGGAGTAGACCTTGCCGACGCCCCTCACTTCTATGACAGGCGCACCGGCGTTTGTGCCAGCCATCAGTCCCCCGTGGGTATGAAGGTGCGGCGCAGCTCCTCCAGCGAGGACGACGAAGGCAGGATCACCACCTCGCCCTCCTCCAGGCCGGCCAGCACCTCGGTCATCCCTAACTCCTGCACTCCCAGAATGACCTCGGCCCTTACGGGATCGCCGTTGACCAGCTTCTCGACGTAGGTGATGCCTGTCTCCCGGTCCAGTCGCACGGCGCGGTTGGGCACCACCAAGGCGTCCTCCCGTCTGTCTACTTGGATCAGCACCTGGGCCGTCATGCCCGGGCGCAGCCGATCGAAGGGCTCATCTACTTCCACCCGCACGGCGTACTGCACTACTCCGCTTCCGCCGACTAGCGTGGTGGCCTCTTCGGCTACGGTACGGGTGATACCAATGTTGGCCACGTGCCCCGGCAACGAGAGACCGGGAAAAGCTTCCGGCTCCACTACCGCGGGCTGCCCCACTGCCACCCGTCCAACGTCGGCCTCGTCCACCTGGACGTTGATGTGATATCGGCCGCAGTCCACCAGCGTGATGGCCGGCAAGCCGGTAGCAGCGATCTGCCCCGGCTCCACATTCACAGTCGCTACCAGGCCATCGAAGGGGGCCCTGAGGACCGCGTTGTCCAGCTGCAGCTGGACCTGCTCTAGGTTCAGGCGAGCCTGCTCCACCTGCAGCTCCAGAACCCGTCGGTCCTCCGCCGTGGGCCCACGCTCGAGCCGGGCGAGCTGCGCCTCTGCCTGGGCGATCTGGGCAGCGAGAGCGGCCAGGTCTGCCGGCTGGGCCTGCCGGGTCTGCAATTCGTAGTTGGCTTTGGCAGCCTCGTAGTCCAGAGTGGCCGCCTGCAGGGAGAGCGCCTGGGGCAGTGCAGCTATGGCGCCCACCCACTTCACCTCGTCGTAAGCCGTCTGAGCTCGCTGCAGGGCGATCTCCGCCTTCTTGAGCTGGACTTCGGCCATAGTGATCTGCTCAGCTGTGGGACCTTCCAGGGCCCGGTCGTACGCTGCCCTTGCTGAGTGCAGCGCCGCGCGGGCCGCGGCGATGTCCTCCTGAGCAGCGGGGGCCATGCTTCTTTCCGCCTGAGCCTCCGCTAACCGCAGCGCCGTCTGCGCCAACTGCAGCTGCAACTCCAGCTCGGCCGTCTCCTGCGCCGCGAGCGGCTGGCCCGCCACCACCTGCTGGCCCTCCTCTACGTACACTTCGGCCACCCGGGCGGGCGTCTTGAACGAAAGGCTCACCTGCCGCTCGGCCGAGACTGAGCCCGAAGCAGCCACTTCGCTAGTCAAGGTCTGTCGGCTCACGACCACAGTTTCCGCCGATCCAACGTCGGCGGCCCGCGCCCCTCCGCCGGGATGCCACAGGAAGTAGGCAATTACACCCGCCATCGCCACCAACACCGCGACGAGCGCTACCCGCTTCATAACTGCATCACCTTCTGCCCTTCCGACCTGTCTAGCTTTCTCAGGTCGCTATCTGCACCAATGTATCGCCCCCACACTGCCTGCGCAAAAGCCCCTTGGCCGCCCACTCCTCCTGGTGTAACATCCGCCGGATGAGTGAGCCCAATGTATCCCCCAGAGGAGGGCCTGTGACGCAGGAGTTCATCATCGGGTTGTCTCCGGACTTCAGGAGCGAGGGTCTGGCCTACGTGGAGGACTACGTCCGCAGCGTGGTAGGCGCCAACGAGGGGATGCGCTACGTCTGGCTGCCGGAGATGGGCGACACTGCCCAGGCGGAGGAGATCGGGCGGGTGGATGCCGTGCTCAGCCTGGGCATCCGGTACTCGGCCCGCTCATTCGAGGGCGTGCAACGGCTGGCCCTCATCGCCCGCTGGGGCGTGGGCTACGACATGATAGACGTGGACGCCTGCACCGCCGCCGGGGTAGCCATCGCCATCGCTCCGAGGGCCATCGGCCCCTCGGTGGCGGAGGGAGCCCTCACTCTCACGCTGGCCCTCCTGAAGCGCCTGCCGGAGAAGGACCGGGCCGTCCGGCAGGGGCTCTGGCGGGGCGACCTGCCCGAGTTCGGTCATAGCACCCGCGGCATAGTCCTGGGCTCGGTGGGGCTGGGCAACATCGGCAGCGAGTTCATGCGGCTGGCCGGGGTGTTCCGCTTCCCTCGCCTCCTGGCCCACGACCCCTTCGTGTCCCGGGAGAAGGCCGAAGCCCTCGGAGTCGAACTGGTGGACCTGGATACCCTCATGGCCGAGTGCGACGTGGTGGCCATCAACTGCCCCCTGAACGAGCAGACCCGCCACCTCATCGGCGCTCGGGAGCTCGCCCTCATGAAGCCCACCGCCTACCTGGTCAACACCGCCCGCGGCCCCATCGTGGATCAGGCGGCGCTGACCGAGGCCCTGCGCCAGG harbors:
- a CDS encoding FtsX-like permease family protein, with amino-acid sequence MVLLDSIRMAFSALMGNKLRSALTMLGIVIGVGAVIALVSLGEGVRDLVSRRLQAIGSNLLFVAPGSLSELGGGGAASVLGSNRAVLTMGDVEALMDPAAAPHVAQVSPEISTIAEVASGGVSKRVTAAGVWPNYPEVRNLVVAYGSFILERDVSSRATVCVLGPKIARELFGDRLPLGERVRIRGVPYTVVGVLEAKGGSAFADVDSYVYVPLSTAQIRLLPLRGQGGQLGVSTIYVQASSEADLDRAADEIAAILRYRHRIGIGDDDDFTIINQGDVTAIFGEITGVLTAFLGAIAGISLLVGGIGIMNIMLVSVTERTREIGIRKAVGAKRRDILTQFMVEAVFLSLVGGVAGIALGWLVAVQAGSFIQGVRPLVTPETVLLAAGVSAAVGLFFGIYPARRAASLNPIEALRYE
- a CDS encoding efflux RND transporter periplasmic adaptor subunit produces the protein MKRVALVAVLVAMAGVIAYFLWHPGGGARAADVGSAETVVVSRQTLTSEVAASGSVSAERQVSLSFKTPARVAEVYVEEGQQVVAGQPLAAQETAELELQLQLAQTALRLAEAQAERSMAPAAQEDIAAARAALHSARAAYDRALEGPTAEQITMAEVQLKKAEIALQRAQTAYDEVKWVGAIAALPQALSLQAATLDYEAAKANYELQTRQAQPADLAALAAQIAQAEAQLARLERGPTAEDRRVLELQVEQARLNLEQVQLQLDNAVLRAPFDGLVATVNVEPGQIAATGLPAITLVDCGRYHINVQVDEADVGRVAVGQPAVVEPEAFPGLSLPGHVANIGITRTVAEEATTLVGGSGVVQYAVRVEVDEPFDRLRPGMTAQVLIQVDRREDALVVPNRAVRLDRETGITYVEKLVNGDPVRAEVILGVQELGMTEVLAGLEEGEVVILPSSSSLEELRRTFIPTGD
- a CDS encoding dehydrogenase produces the protein MTQEFIIGLSPDFRSEGLAYVEDYVRSVVGANEGMRYVWLPEMGDTAQAEEIGRVDAVLSLGIRYSARSFEGVQRLALIARWGVGYDMIDVDACTAAGVAIAIAPRAIGPSVAEGALTLTLALLKRLPEKDRAVRQGLWRGDLPEFGHSTRGIVLGSVGLGNIGSEFMRLAGVFRFPRLLAHDPFVSREKAEALGVELVDLDTLMAECDVVAINCPLNEQTRHLIGARELALMKPTAYLVNTARGPIVDQAALTEALRQGRLAGAGLDVLEKEPPDPDDPILKLNNVILAPHAIAWTTELTRDLTEEACQACLAVARGEVPEHVANPNVLDHPLFRAKLERFGGVA